Genomic segment of Mycolicibacterium psychrotolerans:
CACCGAGATCGACGCGATCCGGCAGGCACGCAGCAGCGCCGAGCTGACCGCGGACCAGGAGGAGCATCGCGGTCATCTCATCGTGACCGACGTCGAGCCGGCCCGGCAGGGCAGCGACCCCCGCGAGGTGTGCATCGGGCTGTCACCGGCCTGGGGCGCCACCGTGTGGCTGAGCCTGTGCGGACTGACCATCGGCGAGGTGCTGCGGCAGATCTCGGCAGGCCTGGAAGAGGAGGGCTGCGTCGCGCGCACGGTGCGGGTGCGCTCCACCATCGACGTCGGCCTGATCGGCCTGACCGCCGCGCGCCTGTCCGGGTCGGGCATCGGAATCGGGTTGCAGGGCAAGGGCACCGCGTTGATCCACCGCCGCGACCTCGCCCCGCTGGCGAACCTCGAGTTGTTCAGCGTGGCACCGCTGCTCACCGCCGCGCAGTACCGCGAGCTGGGCAAGAACGCGGCCCGGCACGCCAAGGGGATGGCCCCGGTGCCGATCTTCACCGGCGGCACCGACGAGTCGATCTCCGCCCGATACCACGCCCGGGCCGTGGCCCTGGTGGCACTCGAACGCGCAGCGTGCGAACCCGGGGAAGCCCCGGTCACGGTGAAGGTGGAACACCCGTGAACGAGATCACCGTGGGCAACGCCGTCGACGGCAAGCTCGGGCTGACCGATCTGCGGATGGATCCGGCCGCGCTGGGCCGGCAGGCAGACGTCGCCGAGGAGGGCGGCAACCCGCAGCTCGCCGAAAATTTCCGGCGGGCAGCCGAACTCGCGACGATCGACGACGAACAGGTGATGGCGCTCTACGAGGCGCTGCGTCCCCACCGGTCGACCGCAGCCGAGCTCGAAGAGCTGCGCACCTCGCTGATCGACCGCGGTGCACCGCGCTGCGCGGCCCTGGTGGAGCAGGCCGCCGCCGCCTACGCCCGCCGCGGCCTGCTGCGTTGATCCGCACGGTCGCCGGCATCGACGTCGGCAACCACACCACCGAGATCCTGTTGGCCCAGGTGGACGGCGGCCTCGTCAGCGCCGTCGCGCACGGGCAGGCGCCCACCCGCGGCCGCAAGGGCAGCCTGGAATCGCTGCACGGCGCGGCGGCGCTGCTGCACAGAATCGAAGTCGATGCCGGCCTGCGCACCGACGAGCTGCTGTTGTCGGCGCTGCGCCCCGTGGACACCGCGACCGCGCCGATTCCGCCGGCCTACTCACCGTCGTCCCCGGTGCGCAGCCTGCGGCGCCCGGATGCGAGCACCCCGGCGGGTGCGGGTCACGGGGTCGGGCGCCACGTGCGGCTGACCGATCTCGCGGCCTCACCGACGGCGGGGTCCGTCGTCGTGTCCGTCGACGCGGCCACCGACTTCGAGGTGGCGGCGCGGGAGATCGGCACGGCGGTCGACCGCGGATGGCAGATCGTCGGCGTGGTCGCGGCCCAGGACGATGCGGTGTTGATCCGCAACAGGATTCCGATCGACGTGCCCGTGGTCGACGAGGTCGACGTCGAGGGGCTGGCGCCGGGAGCGCTGGTCGCGGTGGAGGTGGTGGAGGCGGGCCGCGCGTACCGTGCGATGGCCGATCCGATCGCGCTGTCAGCGGCGCTGTGCCTGCCCGTCGAGAGTCTGCGTGAGGTCGCCGACTTCTGTCGTGAGCTGGCCGATTCGGCGGCGATCGCGGTGACGCCACGCACCGATGCGCCAGGCCCACCCGATCCCGACGGCGATCACGTCGACATCCGCGCCGACGGCCGCACGGTCCGGTACACGCCCGCGCAGGCGCACGCGGTGCTGCGCCGCTCAGCACCGGGCATCGTCGAACATGTTCGGCTGCAAGCTGTTCCGACCGCGGCGCAGGGCTTGGCGGTCCACGACGCGTTCTTCACGAACCTGGCGGCGATCGACAGCGGCGCGTGGCTGCGGCGCGGCGTCGCCGATGCGCAGGGCACCGTCGTCGCGTTGCTGGCCGCCGAGGAGGCCGCCGACGCGGCGGCCACGCTGAGCGAGTTGACGGGCCGGCCGGCCCGCACGCTGACTTCGGAACCTCTGGCCGCGGCGTGGGGCGCCCGCACCACACCGGGCTTCCCGCCCGGCTCGATGGTGTGTGACATCGGCGGCGGCACCGTGGATCTGATCGGCGACTTGCAGACCGTGGTCGCGGCGGGGGCGGGGGAGTCGATCACCGTCGCGATCGCCCGCGTGCTCGGTATCCCCCGGGCGCTGGCCGAAACGGTGAAACGCACACCGGCGGTGCGGGTGGAGGGTCCGCACGTCGCGCACGAGGAGGACGGGCGACGTGTGTTCCTGGACGCGCCGGCGTCCTCGGATGCGATCGGCCGGCTGTGCACGCGCGGCAGCGCAGGGCTGGTGCCGTTCTCCAATCGGCTTGCGGCCGAGGAATGGCGCAGCCTGCGGCTGGCGATCAAGCAGGAGACCGTCGCGGCGAACATCGCGCGGTGCCTGAGCGCGTTCGACGATCCGCCGACGGCGCTGGTGCTGGCCGGCGGTGGTGCACTCGACGACGAGTTGATGCGCACGGTCTCCGAGGCGCTGCGCCCGCTGCGGGTCGTGGTCGGACGCGCAGACATCGACGGTGTGCACGGCCCACGGTTCGCGGTGGCGCGCGGGCTGGTCGCTATGTACGCGCAGCAGTAGGAAGGCCCGCGATCGCGTGCGCGATGTGACCCCGCCAGTGGGCGGGATCGATCCGGTGCACCGCTGAATCGCCCTGAAAAGCACTGGAGATCACCACATCCGGGGAGAGCTCGGCGAGCGTACGCAGGCTCTCGGCGATGTTCTCCGCATCGCCGGACGTGTGGAAGCTGTCGATGTAGCCGGCCCACCACCCGCCCTCGGCGGTGCGCACCAGCGTGTCGCCGGTGAACAGATACCGCCCCTCGGCGCCGTGCACCAGGTAGCAGACGCTGCCCGGGGAATGGCCCGGAGTCGGGATGATCTCGATGCCGTTCGCGTCGGTGTAGCGTCCCGTCACCGGTACGTCGACATGGGCGTGTCTGCTGATGTCGGCGAGGTCCCCTGCGGGTGCGTGCAGGGTGGACCCGAATCGCTCGGCGACTCGCGCGAGCATGGGCCCGGCCTCGTCGCGATGGCTGAGGTAGTGATGGGTGACGCCGCCGAGGCCGGCGAGGTGGTCGAAGTCGGCGTCGGTGGCGGGGGAGTAGAACAGGATGTTCGCCGGTGTCCAGAGGTAGGCGTGGGTGGTCAGCCCGGGAAATGGTGAGTCGGTGCGGGTTTCATGGAGATCGCTGAGTACCTGTTTCATGATCTCAGGCTGCAACCTCAACGATACTTCAGGTCAATAGTGCTCCCGCGAGCAGACGCAAAGTCGTGCGAATCTCGCCGATATCGTCTGAGTTCGCGTCTGCTCGCCGGGTCGTCCCCCTCAGAGTTCGGCGAGTTGCTTGATCGCCGGCGCGATCCCGTCGATCCACGCCGCCGGCTTCCCGCCGGGCGGCATCACGATGGCCATGTCGACGCCCAGGCGGGCGTATTCGGCCATGGCCCGGACGAATTCGTCGCGGGCGTCCGGTGCGGGCGACGGGTCGTGGACCGTGATGGTCTTGCGGATCGACCCGTAGTCGCGGCCCGCGTCGTCGCAGTGCCTGCGCAGCACGTCCAGCTTGTGCGCGACCTCGTCGGTGGACGTCGCGAACAGGTTGCACGCGTCGCCGTACCGGGCGACCAGACGCAGCGTCTTGCGCTCCCCGCCGCCGCCGATCAGCATCTTCGGACGGTTGATCGGCTGCGGCGAGCACAGCGTCTCGCCGAGCTGGTAGTGCCTTCCCTGATACGCCCCGTTGTTCTCGGGGTCCCACATCTGGTCGCAGATCTGCAGAGCCTCCTCGAGACGCTCGAACCGCTCGGCGATCGGCGGGAGCGGTACCCCGAGGCCCTGGTGTTCGCGCTCGAACCAGGCGGCACCGATCCCGAGGACCGCGCGCCCGCCCGACAGCACGTCGACCGTCGTCACGATCTTGGCGAGCAGGCCGGGGTGGCGGTAGGTCACGCCGGTGACGAGCAGCCCGAGGCTGACCGTCGAGGTGTGCGCGGCGAGGAAGCCCAGCGTCGTGTAGCCCTCGAGCATGTGCGCCTCGGCGGGCAGGCCGGTGGGTTCGATCTGGAAGAAATGGTCCATGAGAGACAGCCAGGTCGCCCCGGACTCCTCCGCGGCGGCGACGACGCCGGGAACTGCCACCCGCGAGCAGACATGAACTAGGGCGAATCTGCCGCGATGTGCGCGAGTTCGCGTCTGCTCGCCGGGATCGGTCACGCGGGCCCTAGACCCGGAACGATGTCACCGAGGCGGAAGGTGACGGGCCGGTCGAGCTGGTCGTAGGTGCAGGAGCGCGGGTCGCGGTCGGGCCGCCACCGGTTGAACTGCGCGGTGTGGCGAAACCGCGAACCCTCCATGTGGTCGTAGCGCACCTCGACGACGCGTTCGGGGCGCAGCGGCACGAACGACAGGTCCTTGCCGGCGTTCCACCGCGACCCGCCGCCGTAGCGGCGCTCCACCTCCGGATCCACGTGCGCCGCCCAGTTCCACGGGTGCTCGTCGAAGCTCGTCACCAGCGGCTGCAACTCGGTGAACAGCGCACGCCTGCGCGCCATCGGGAACGCGCCGATGACGCCGACCGACGCCAGCGATCCGTCGGCGCCGTAGAGCCCGAGCAGCAGCGACCCGATCGCGTCGGGCCCGGATTTGTGCAGCCGGTAGCCGGCGACGACGCAGTCGGCGGTGCGTTGATGCTTGATCTTGAACATCGCCCGCTTGTCGGGTTGGTAGGGCAGGGTCGGCGGCTTCGCGACGACGCCGTCCAGACCCGCACCCTCGAACTCGTCGAACCAGCGGTGAGCGGTGGCCAGGTCGGTGGTCGCCGGGGTGACGTGGAACGTCGGCCCGCACCCGGCCAGGGCGTCGACGAGCGCGGCGCGCCGTTCGTCGAACGGGAGCGCGGTCAGGTCCTGGTCGCCGAGCGCGAGCAGATCGAAGGCGATGAACGCCGCCGGGGTCTGCTCGGCCAGCATCCGCACCCGCGACGCGGCCGGGTGCAGGCGCAGTTGCAGCGCCTCGAAGTCCAGTCCCGCGCCGGCAGCGATCACGATCTCGCCGTCGATG
This window contains:
- a CDS encoding diol dehydratase small subunit, which gives rise to MNEITVGNAVDGKLGLTDLRMDPAALGRQADVAEEGGNPQLAENFRRAAELATIDDEQVMALYEALRPHRSTAAELEELRTSLIDRGAPRCAALVEQAAAAYARRGLLR
- a CDS encoding diol dehydratase reactivase ATPase-like domain-containing protein, which translates into the protein MIRTVAGIDVGNHTTEILLAQVDGGLVSAVAHGQAPTRGRKGSLESLHGAAALLHRIEVDAGLRTDELLLSALRPVDTATAPIPPAYSPSSPVRSLRRPDASTPAGAGHGVGRHVRLTDLAASPTAGSVVVSVDAATDFEVAAREIGTAVDRGWQIVGVVAAQDDAVLIRNRIPIDVPVVDEVDVEGLAPGALVAVEVVEAGRAYRAMADPIALSAALCLPVESLREVADFCRELADSAAIAVTPRTDAPGPPDPDGDHVDIRADGRTVRYTPAQAHAVLRRSAPGIVEHVRLQAVPTAAQGLAVHDAFFTNLAAIDSGAWLRRGVADAQGTVVALLAAEEAADAAATLSELTGRPARTLTSEPLAAAWGARTTPGFPPGSMVCDIGGGTVDLIGDLQTVVAAGAGESITVAIARVLGIPRALAETVKRTPAVRVEGPHVAHEEDGRRVFLDAPASSDAIGRLCTRGSAGLVPFSNRLAAEEWRSLRLAIKQETVAANIARCLSAFDDPPTALVLAGGGALDDELMRTVSEALRPLRVVVGRADIDGVHGPRFAVARGLVAMYAQQ
- a CDS encoding MBL fold metallo-hydrolase, whose product is MKQVLSDLHETRTDSPFPGLTTHAYLWTPANILFYSPATDADFDHLAGLGGVTHHYLSHRDEAGPMLARVAERFGSTLHAPAGDLADISRHAHVDVPVTGRYTDANGIEIIPTPGHSPGSVCYLVHGAEGRYLFTGDTLVRTAEGGWWAGYIDSFHTSGDAENIAESLRTLAELSPDVVISSAFQGDSAVHRIDPAHWRGHIAHAIAGLPTAART
- a CDS encoding LLM class F420-dependent oxidoreductase encodes the protein MAVPGVVAAAEESGATWLSLMDHFFQIEPTGLPAEAHMLEGYTTLGFLAAHTSTVSLGLLVTGVTYRHPGLLAKIVTTVDVLSGGRAVLGIGAAWFEREHQGLGVPLPPIAERFERLEEALQICDQMWDPENNGAYQGRHYQLGETLCSPQPINRPKMLIGGGGERKTLRLVARYGDACNLFATSTDEVAHKLDVLRRHCDDAGRDYGSIRKTITVHDPSPAPDARDEFVRAMAEYARLGVDMAIVMPPGGKPAAWIDGIAPAIKQLAEL
- a CDS encoding ATP-dependent DNA ligase, which produces MMLPVMPPVSPMLAKSVAEIPPDAWYEPKWDGFRSILFRDGDDVELGSRNERPMTRYFPEIADAALAELPQRCVIDGEIVIAAGAGLDFEALQLRLHPAASRVRMLAEQTPAAFIAFDLLALGDQDLTALPFDERRAALVDALAGCGPTFHVTPATTDLATAHRWFDEFEGAGLDGVVAKPPTLPYQPDKRAMFKIKHQRTADCVVAGYRLHKSGPDAIGSLLLGLYGADGSLASVGVIGAFPMARRRALFTELQPLVTSFDEHPWNWAAHVDPEVERRYGGGSRWNAGKDLSFVPLRPERVVEVRYDHMEGSRFRHTAQFNRWRPDRDPRSCTYDQLDRPVTFRLGDIVPGLGPA